One window of the Trypanosoma brucei gambiense DAL972 chromosome 5, complete sequence genome contains the following:
- a CDS encoding T. brucei spp.-specific protein: MINKENSGRVHYSTDSSVGSKQGITHGGVGKSGRGYNINFAIAWLDETMKLDDPKLYTNHSTIEDEQGRMWSLETETTYPQFITLLQEYYWPMMGRNVGADEVRRKIIDDLREALDSRDTTIKDLEAGSQLFRLIFGYFNDWIRELGFSAGQLKKRLHLTEKMIYVGKLLYSALVYMWNVGKREKNSCDGILRRLEELSRERSGVNMLPPANPENSFPPPSVNGHPQTLPRALRNDELQAFATTVTPDFEIRGE, translated from the coding sequence ATGattaacaaagaaaacagtgGTCGTGTTCACTATTCAACTGATAGCAGTGTGGGGAGCAAACAAGGAATTACACACGGTGGAGTCGGTAAGAGCGGCCGGGGATATAATATCAACTTTGCCATTGCATGGCTTGACGAAACGATGAAATTAGATGACCCAAAACTTTATACGAACCATTCAACCATTGAGGATGAACAGGGAAGAATGTGGTCGCTAGAAACTGAAACAACATATCCCCAGTTTATCACTCTCCTTCAGGAATATTACTGGCCGATGATGGGTCGTAATGTTGGTGCTGACGAAGTTAGGAGGAAAATCATTGATGACTTGAGAGAGGCATTGGATTCAAGGGATACAACCATCAAAGATTTGGAGGCGGGTTCTCAGTTGTTCCGCCTCATTTTCGGATATTTCAATGATTGGATTCGGGAACTGGGCTTCTCCGCGGGgcaattaaaaaagaggttGCATCTAACAGAGAAAATGATTTATGTTGGAAAATTGCTATATTCTGCGTTAGTATACATGTGGAATgtgggaaaaagggaaaagaactCCTGTGATGGCATCCTCCGCCGTCTGGAGGAACTGTCTAGGGAAAGATCCGGTGTTAACATGTTGCCTCCCGCCAATCCCGAGAattcatttcctcctccttcggtCAACGGGCACCCGCAAACTTTACCACGCGCCCTACGTAACGACGAATTGCAAGCCTTCGCCACGACGGTAACACCGGATTTTGAGATTAGGGGGGAATAA